A genome region from Kineosporia corallincola includes the following:
- a CDS encoding class I SAM-dependent methyltransferase produces the protein MTPEGWRGRVLRGLRTLPEPRDEAAIRAALAVRDLVTGRRPPPPVRPAKPVKPVEPVAPPKPLPGAMIRRPTGLPAVTSLPEEAEWAMPQGISGSGRPVRSLYQTGAGAGQKYDIDLLEQLNAEYRDRRIVPNPPSYSDTALAEAARRRVRWVNDMVGLAGLRTLEIGCGNGFEVWSLAHNLGCDAHGVDVTQYRPWDQLAGERVHFECADLAEGSPYEPNSFDRVLSFTVWEHVTHPYAMLKATYDLLRPGGLAWIRANLHAGPQASHRYRDIWFPWPHLLFTDQVVREWDVANGREPIGHAWVNRLSWLHYEYYADLLGFEVAHRAFTETPIDEDFYSRFEDVLGRYPRTDLRRDYLLMVLRKPA, from the coding sequence ATGACCCCGGAGGGCTGGCGGGGCCGGGTGCTGCGAGGGCTGCGCACCCTGCCGGAACCGCGGGACGAGGCCGCGATCCGCGCGGCCCTCGCCGTCCGTGATCTGGTCACCGGTCGCCGGCCGCCCCCGCCGGTCAGGCCGGCGAAACCGGTGAAACCGGTCGAGCCGGTGGCGCCCCCGAAGCCCTTGCCCGGCGCGATGATTCGCAGGCCGACCGGTCTACCCGCCGTCACTTCTCTGCCGGAAGAAGCGGAATGGGCGATGCCGCAGGGCATCTCCGGTTCGGGGCGGCCGGTGCGCAGTCTCTACCAGACCGGTGCGGGCGCCGGGCAGAAGTACGACATCGACCTGCTGGAGCAGCTGAACGCCGAGTACCGGGACCGCCGGATCGTGCCGAACCCGCCGTCTTACAGCGACACCGCGCTGGCGGAGGCGGCCCGGCGGCGGGTGCGCTGGGTGAACGACATGGTCGGCCTGGCCGGTCTGCGCACGCTGGAGATCGGCTGCGGCAACGGTTTCGAGGTCTGGTCGCTGGCACACAACCTGGGCTGTGACGCGCACGGCGTGGACGTGACGCAGTACCGGCCGTGGGACCAGCTGGCGGGCGAGCGGGTGCACTTCGAGTGCGCCGACCTGGCCGAGGGCAGTCCGTACGAGCCGAACTCGTTCGACCGGGTGCTGTCGTTCACCGTGTGGGAGCACGTCACGCATCCGTACGCCATGCTGAAGGCCACCTACGACCTGCTGCGGCCGGGCGGTCTGGCCTGGATCCGGGCGAATCTGCACGCCGGCCCGCAGGCTTCGCACCGCTACCGCGACATCTGGTTCCCCTGGCCGCACCTGCTGTTCACCGATCAGGTGGTGCGTGAGTGGGACGTGGCGAACGGCCGTGAGCCGATCGGCCACGCCTGGGTGAACCGGCTGAGCTGGCTGCATTACGAGTACTACGCCGACCTGCTGGGCTTCGAGGTGGCGCACCGCGCGTTCACCGAGACGCCGATCGACGAGGACTTCTACTCCCGCTTCGAAGACGTGCTGGGCCGCTACCCCCGCACCGACCTGCGCCGCGACTACCTGCTGATGGTGTTGCGCAAACCTGCCTGA
- a CDS encoding SpoIID/LytB domain-containing protein, translating into MRRPRSIALTVLGTALAVMAGSTTAHAATVPVAAPVAAPVAAPVAAARSCPAPGGAALTPATQPKGAVKIYGHGWGHGMGMSQYGAQGAARLGCGYKTILKTYYYDASLAKRQLDAPVVLNLATGASKSVLDAETGSVRWASSTRSVVQPQGTSWTVGRKTINSRPGIALFDHTGKRRMFVPNAGVMSAAHSGTVVALHPYGGSSALSTRYDTARFVGSTAGIAVTETIRASGGTSAVQKYLTGLGEVPVSWPIEALKAQTVAARTFLSRKYSAAAQAYVLTAGTYDQVYKGWAVESVDAQYGGNWRKAVAATNGQVIVDAAGNTIEALYSSSMGGYTENREYVWGRYQISYLKGVDDSRWDAASTNPYRSWSVGMTKKAFAKKFGFDSVSSWSVADRGSLQRLQGVRVTGKIDGEKVTRTFTGADARYRLGLRSPGFTFG; encoded by the coding sequence ATGCGCCGTCCCCGCTCGATCGCCTTGACCGTCCTGGGAACCGCACTCGCCGTGATGGCGGGAAGCACCACCGCCCACGCCGCCACTGTCCCGGTCGCGGCCCCGGTCGCGGCCCCGGTCGCGGCCCCGGTCGCGGCGGCGAGAAGCTGCCCGGCGCCCGGCGGCGCCGCGCTCACCCCGGCCACGCAGCCGAAGGGGGCCGTGAAGATCTACGGCCACGGCTGGGGGCACGGCATGGGCATGAGCCAGTACGGCGCCCAGGGGGCCGCCCGGCTGGGCTGCGGTTACAAGACCATCCTGAAGACGTACTACTACGACGCCTCGCTGGCGAAGCGGCAGCTCGACGCGCCGGTCGTGCTGAACCTCGCGACCGGGGCCTCGAAGTCGGTGCTCGACGCCGAGACCGGTTCGGTGCGCTGGGCCAGCAGCACCCGCTCGGTGGTGCAGCCGCAGGGCACCAGCTGGACGGTCGGGCGCAAGACCATCAACAGCCGCCCGGGCATCGCCCTGTTCGACCACACCGGGAAGCGGCGGATGTTCGTGCCGAACGCCGGGGTGATGTCGGCCGCGCACTCCGGCACCGTGGTGGCGCTGCACCCCTACGGCGGCAGCTCCGCACTCAGCACCCGTTACGACACAGCCCGTTTCGTGGGTTCCACGGCGGGCATCGCGGTCACCGAGACGATCCGGGCCTCCGGCGGCACCAGCGCCGTGCAGAAGTACCTGACGGGCCTGGGCGAGGTGCCGGTGTCCTGGCCGATCGAGGCGCTGAAGGCGCAGACCGTGGCCGCCCGCACCTTCCTCAGCCGGAAGTACAGTGCCGCGGCCCAGGCCTACGTGCTCACCGCCGGCACCTACGACCAGGTGTACAAGGGCTGGGCGGTGGAGTCGGTGGACGCGCAGTACGGCGGCAACTGGCGCAAGGCCGTCGCCGCCACGAACGGGCAGGTGATCGTGGACGCCGCGGGCAACACGATCGAGGCGCTGTACTCGTCGTCGATGGGCGGCTACACCGAGAACCGCGAATACGTCTGGGGTCGCTACCAGATCAGCTATCTGAAGGGCGTGGACGACAGCCGCTGGGACGCCGCGTCCACCAACCCGTACCGCAGCTGGAGCGTCGGGATGACGAAGAAGGCCTTCGCGAAGAAGTTCGGCTTCGACTCGGTCAGCTCGTGGAGCGTCGCCGACCGCGGCAGCCTCCAGCGCCTCCAGGGCGTGCGGGTCACCGGAAAGATCGACGGCGAGAAGGTGACCAGAACGTTCACCGGCGCCGACGCGCGCTATCGGCTCGGGCTGCGGTCGCCGGGGTTCACCTTCGGGTGA
- a CDS encoding peptidoglycan recognition protein family protein, protein MLSALLALAAPAPAHALVPPDETGGAVTEPTAVAPTVTKLALGQAISTAGVKPVVLTAKRPTGRFQTVGVTWKGRDLTPDLEISVRTRHEGTWSGWEHLDGDAGDDVVATRDVRGGTDPAWVGPSDGVQAKIVVRSGKLPDDLKLELVDPGSSGYDQVAAGIQGAAAGTPTVVTRTQWGADESRVNCSPEYGSTIRAAVMHHTAGKNGYSASQVPAIIRGDYAYHLSRGWCDIGYNALVDRFGRIWEGRAGGLDRAVIGAHAGGFNTGTFGVAVIGNYDTARPSAAAVNAVARIFAWKLGRYHRDPKGSTRLTSAGGGTARYPAGRTVTLPVIMGHRNTGFTACPGRYLYPYLPSIRSRVTALMQAALINPTVPKTNVRQGDPLTVTARALRRQSWRLDVEAPCNGGRVARVTGSVAAGEEITATWDGRVAGGATARPGRYTLTLTSSSHQGQATPVVKNVLITPAPQPAPPAATPSGGAGGYVPLTPARIYDSRTGNGLGPGGHARIPVLGQAGVPAAGVTAVVLDLTASCSTEATALTVYPTGRTSARPVAGVAAGVTRSTLVTTRVGADGSVSVGNARGVTELTADVVGYYTESGTPLTAVEGTRILREPVTGTRTVTLPATLGGIPAGQIGAVLVDVSVIQPGGAGTLTAGPGELPTLVFRKGESVDDLAVVPVVNGQLTLSNPGAAVEAVLDVRGVVAATATGRFTPVKPTLLTDATLQQGRPKKLTVPEPATAVLLTLTADRPGSDTALDVYPWGGLPTGTAALRVGQGDTRSNQVLVPVGEAGAVTLLNSVGATGVRVDVIGYVR, encoded by the coding sequence TTGCTCTCCGCGCTCCTGGCACTGGCCGCGCCGGCCCCCGCCCACGCGCTGGTTCCTCCCGACGAAACCGGTGGCGCCGTCACCGAACCCACCGCCGTCGCCCCGACGGTGACGAAGTTGGCTCTGGGGCAGGCAATCTCGACAGCCGGGGTAAAACCGGTCGTTCTCACGGCGAAGCGGCCGACCGGGAGGTTCCAGACCGTCGGGGTGACCTGGAAGGGCCGGGACCTGACGCCGGACCTGGAGATCTCGGTGCGCACCCGGCACGAGGGGACGTGGAGCGGGTGGGAGCACCTGGACGGCGACGCCGGTGACGACGTGGTGGCCACGAGGGACGTGCGCGGCGGCACCGACCCGGCCTGGGTCGGGCCGAGCGACGGCGTGCAGGCGAAGATCGTGGTCAGGTCCGGAAAGCTGCCGGACGACCTGAAACTCGAGCTGGTCGACCCGGGGAGCTCGGGCTACGACCAGGTGGCGGCCGGCATCCAGGGGGCGGCGGCGGGCACACCCACGGTGGTGACGCGCACCCAGTGGGGCGCCGACGAGTCCCGGGTGAACTGCTCGCCGGAGTACGGTTCCACGATCAGGGCCGCGGTGATGCACCACACCGCCGGCAAGAACGGGTACAGCGCGAGCCAGGTGCCCGCGATCATCCGCGGCGACTACGCCTACCACCTGTCCCGGGGCTGGTGCGACATCGGCTACAACGCCCTGGTCGACCGGTTCGGCCGGATCTGGGAGGGCCGTGCCGGAGGACTGGACCGGGCCGTGATCGGTGCCCACGCGGGCGGTTTCAACACCGGCACGTTCGGCGTGGCGGTGATCGGCAACTACGACACCGCGCGCCCGAGTGCCGCCGCGGTCAACGCCGTGGCCCGCATCTTCGCCTGGAAACTCGGTCGGTACCACCGTGATCCGAAGGGCAGCACACGGCTGACCTCGGCCGGCGGCGGCACCGCGCGCTACCCGGCCGGCCGCACCGTGACGCTGCCGGTGATCATGGGCCACCGCAACACCGGTTTCACCGCCTGCCCGGGCCGGTACCTCTACCCCTACCTGCCCTCGATCCGGTCCCGGGTGACGGCCCTGATGCAGGCCGCGCTGATCAACCCGACCGTGCCGAAGACCAATGTGCGGCAGGGCGATCCGCTCACCGTCACGGCCCGGGCCCTGCGCCGGCAGAGCTGGCGGCTCGACGTGGAGGCGCCCTGCAACGGCGGGCGGGTGGCCCGGGTCACCGGGTCCGTGGCCGCGGGGGAGGAGATCACGGCCACCTGGGACGGCAGGGTGGCCGGCGGCGCGACCGCCCGCCCGGGGCGGTACACGCTCACGCTCACGTCGTCCTCACACCAGGGCCAGGCCACGCCGGTGGTGAAGAACGTCCTGATCACGCCCGCGCCGCAACCCGCCCCGCCGGCCGCGACGCCCTCGGGCGGAGCCGGCGGTTACGTGCCGCTCACCCCGGCGAGGATCTACGACAGCCGCACCGGGAACGGGCTCGGGCCGGGCGGACACGCCCGCATCCCGGTGCTCGGGCAGGCCGGTGTGCCCGCCGCGGGCGTCACCGCGGTGGTGCTCGACCTGACCGCCTCGTGCTCCACCGAGGCCACCGCCCTCACCGTCTACCCGACCGGCCGCACCTCGGCCCGGCCGGTGGCGGGCGTGGCCGCGGGCGTCACCCGTTCCACCTTGGTGACCACGAGAGTCGGTGCGGACGGCTCGGTCTCGGTGGGCAACGCCCGCGGGGTGACCGAGCTGACGGCGGACGTGGTGGGCTACTACACGGAGTCCGGCACCCCGCTGACGGCGGTCGAGGGCACCCGGATTCTGCGGGAGCCGGTGACCGGAACCCGCACCGTGACGTTGCCCGCCACGCTCGGCGGCATCCCGGCCGGGCAGATCGGGGCCGTGCTGGTGGACGTCTCGGTGATCCAGCCGGGCGGTGCGGGCACCCTCACGGCCGGTCCGGGAGAACTGCCCACGCTGGTGTTCCGGAAGGGGGAGAGCGTGGACGACCTGGCCGTCGTCCCGGTGGTGAACGGGCAGCTGACGCTGAGCAACCCGGGCGCCGCGGTGGAGGCGGTGCTCGACGTGCGGGGCGTGGTGGCGGCGACGGCCACCGGCAGGTTCACGCCGGTGAAGCCCACCCTGCTCACCGACGCCACTCTCCAGCAGGGCAGGCCGAAGAAGCTGACCGTGCCGGAACCGGCCACGGCGGTGCTGCTCACGCTGACCGCCGACCGGCCCGGCTCCGACACCGCACTCGACGTGTACCCGTGGGGCGGCCTGCCCACCGGCACCGCGGCGCTGCGGGTGGGGCAGGGCGACACCCGGTCCAACCAGGTGCTCGTGCCGGTCGGCGAGGCCGGGGCCGTCACCCTGCTCAACAGCGTGGGCGCGACCGGGGTGCGGGTGGACGTGATCGGCTACGTGCGCTGA
- a CDS encoding TIGR03089 family protein — translation MTGNAPADVAALMSSLLATDPGRPRVTWYGPDSERVEFSAKTLGNWVSKTANLLVQELDCEPGSVVGIALPVHWRSVAWLLAAWSVGVHAVVFDEDLGPARTDLAFDVLVTDRPSAPPQGGAQAELVVVALPSLATRWTGDVPPGAIDAAAEIRLQPDVFTPYALPAPTLPALTTGELTVSYGDLLTQARTAAGDPGTRLLTGAGPSRAIEAYLAPLVAGGSVVLHHDLTGLSQDRRDHLIAQEQITATDLGPAL, via the coding sequence ATGACCGGAAACGCCCCCGCGGACGTCGCCGCGCTGATGTCGTCCCTGCTCGCCACGGACCCGGGCCGGCCCCGGGTGACCTGGTACGGGCCGGATTCCGAGCGCGTCGAGTTCTCCGCGAAGACGCTGGGCAACTGGGTGTCCAAGACCGCGAACCTGCTGGTGCAGGAGCTGGACTGCGAGCCGGGCTCGGTGGTCGGGATCGCGCTGCCGGTGCACTGGCGCAGCGTGGCCTGGCTGCTGGCCGCCTGGTCGGTGGGGGTGCACGCGGTGGTGTTCGACGAAGACCTCGGGCCCGCCCGCACCGATCTGGCGTTCGACGTGCTGGTCACCGACCGGCCCTCCGCGCCGCCGCAGGGCGGGGCGCAGGCCGAGCTGGTGGTGGTGGCCCTGCCCTCACTGGCCACCCGCTGGACCGGCGACGTGCCGCCCGGCGCCATCGACGCCGCCGCCGAGATCCGTCTCCAGCCGGACGTGTTCACGCCCTACGCGCTGCCCGCCCCGACCCTCCCGGCACTGACCACCGGCGAGCTCACGGTGTCGTACGGCGACCTGCTCACCCAGGCCCGCACCGCCGCGGGCGACCCGGGCACCCGGCTGCTGACCGGCGCCGGGCCGTCCCGCGCGATCGAGGCCTATCTCGCTCCGCTGGTGGCCGGCGGCTCGGTGGTGCTGCACCACGACCTGACCGGTCTGTCCCAGGACCGGCGCGATCACCTGATCGCCCAGGAACAGATCACGGCCACGGACCTGGGCCCGGCGCTGTAG